Proteins from a single region of Mumia flava:
- a CDS encoding MBL fold metallo-hydrolase, protein MPKGYSEVEESMCETCSTASGRSFDRRTLLGGAAATAAATAAAQFVTAPAAAAAPAGGQTHDLTGMSVRLLGTAGGPVWYPGTDRAGTSTAVVVDGAVYLFDCGDGSLRRFREAGLGSMATDFAGFENLRTVFLTHLHPDHYLDLPGLLLFAPVLGLTKGAFDTIGLYGPGSRGVLPPVDPRLSEPDLISPAEPLPGTSALVDHMIAGSATSLNESMRDTGRADVRHQVIAHDVALPSSLLVDPNQDTAPSMAPFVVYEDDRVRVSATLVPHGVTFPAFGYRVESEHGVVAISGDTAASSNVVALAADADVLIHEVVDPAWAEGVFPQPRNPRQDALVSKLVDSHTPVGEVGRVADEAGARNLVLSHLSPANWPAGRWRRQVRRKRGLVTVGHDLDLVRVRPGSDRH, encoded by the coding sequence ATGCCTAAGGGATATTCGGAAGTGGAGGAATCCATGTGTGAAACCTGTTCGACGGCGTCTGGCCGGAGCTTCGACCGGCGGACTCTCCTTGGTGGAGCGGCCGCCACGGCGGCTGCGACCGCGGCCGCACAGTTCGTGACCGCTCCAGCGGCGGCCGCGGCCCCTGCTGGTGGGCAGACTCACGATCTGACCGGCATGAGCGTGCGACTCCTCGGCACCGCAGGCGGCCCCGTCTGGTACCCCGGGACGGATCGTGCCGGGACCAGCACTGCCGTGGTGGTCGACGGAGCCGTCTACCTGTTCGACTGCGGTGATGGTTCACTTCGCCGGTTCCGGGAAGCAGGCCTCGGAAGCATGGCGACCGATTTCGCAGGCTTCGAGAACCTCCGGACGGTGTTCCTCACCCACCTCCATCCGGATCACTACCTCGACCTCCCCGGGCTGCTGCTCTTCGCTCCCGTTCTGGGCCTCACGAAAGGCGCGTTCGACACCATCGGGCTCTACGGCCCCGGATCGCGAGGCGTCCTCCCACCGGTCGATCCGCGCCTCTCAGAGCCGGATCTCATCAGCCCAGCCGAGCCGCTTCCCGGCACGTCGGCACTGGTCGACCACATGATCGCCGGGAGCGCGACATCCTTGAACGAGAGCATGCGCGACACCGGACGGGCGGACGTCCGCCACCAGGTGATCGCGCACGACGTCGCGCTTCCCAGCTCGCTCCTCGTCGACCCGAACCAGGACACGGCACCGTCGATGGCGCCCTTCGTCGTCTACGAGGACGATCGGGTCCGGGTATCCGCGACACTCGTGCCGCACGGCGTCACCTTCCCCGCCTTCGGCTACCGGGTGGAGTCCGAGCACGGTGTCGTGGCCATCTCAGGGGACACCGCCGCCTCGAGCAATGTGGTGGCGCTGGCTGCGGACGCCGACGTCCTGATTCACGAGGTCGTCGATCCCGCCTGGGCCGAGGGTGTCTTCCCGCAACCGCGGAACCCTCGCCAGGACGCCCTGGTGAGCAAGCTCGTGGACTCGCACACCCCTGTCGGGGAGGTCGGGCGCGTCGCAGACGAGGCGGGCGCGCGCAACCTGGTGCTCTCGCACCTCTCGCCGGCCAACTGGCCCGCCGGCCGGTGGAGACGACAAGTACGGCGGAAGCGCGGCCTCGTCACGGTCGGTCACGACCTCGACCTCGTACGCGTGCGGCCCGGGTCGGATCGGCACTGA
- a CDS encoding MarR family winged helix-turn-helix transcriptional regulator, with product MEANVSQDERDEVDDIVAQWTRERPDLDAAAIGVFGRITRLNAAQRAVLRQVHERHGLTLASFDVLANLRRSGAPHRKTAGELAESSLLTSGGITFRLDKMEADGLIRRTRSKEDRRVVYAELTELGLGKIDAVFADHLATEQAMLGLLDAHEQAMLASLLRRLSASVASFQAEPLVESD from the coding sequence ATGGAGGCGAACGTGTCGCAGGACGAGCGTGACGAAGTCGATGACATCGTCGCCCAGTGGACGCGCGAACGGCCCGACCTGGACGCCGCGGCGATCGGGGTCTTCGGGCGCATCACCCGGCTCAACGCGGCTCAGCGTGCGGTCCTGCGCCAGGTGCACGAGCGGCACGGGCTGACGCTGGCGTCCTTCGACGTCCTCGCGAACCTGCGCCGCTCCGGTGCGCCGCACCGCAAGACGGCAGGCGAGCTCGCGGAGTCGTCGCTGCTGACGTCCGGCGGGATCACGTTCCGCCTGGACAAGATGGAAGCGGACGGGCTGATCCGGCGGACGCGCTCGAAGGAGGACCGGCGGGTCGTCTACGCCGAGCTCACCGAGCTCGGGCTGGGGAAGATCGATGCGGTCTTCGCGGACCACCTCGCCACCGAGCAGGCGATGCTCGGTCTGCTCGACGCCCACGAGCAGGCGATGCTTGCCTCGCTGCTGCGACGTCTGAGCGCATCGGTCGCGTCCTTCCAGGCGGAGCCTCTGGTCGAATCGGATTGA
- a CDS encoding FAD binding domain-containing protein, with product MAAPVKPAPFEYVRARSLHEAAELLAADPDAKVLAGGQSLVPMLSMRLARPARLVDVGRIEHLAYVDEVEGHLEIGATATQTQVATHPLTLSRVPILSAGIARIGHTQIRNRGTVCGSLAHHDPSAELPALALALDARLTSFSVRGPVSRTADAFFTGTFDTALDLDEVLTSVQFAMPPEGTGWSFREVARRSGDFALVGVGALLHTDDAGVVDHVRISLFGVGSTPVRVRAVEDRLLGTVVDEPALDAAAEATADQIDPTSDAHASADYRREVAAHLVQEALAEAWATTRRKHADA from the coding sequence GTGGCGGCGCCGGTGAAGCCCGCTCCGTTCGAGTACGTCCGCGCTCGATCCCTCCACGAGGCGGCCGAGCTCCTGGCCGCCGACCCCGACGCGAAGGTGCTCGCGGGCGGCCAGTCCCTCGTCCCCATGCTGAGCATGCGTCTGGCCAGACCTGCCCGGCTCGTCGACGTCGGGCGAATCGAGCACCTCGCGTACGTGGACGAGGTCGAAGGTCACCTCGAGATCGGCGCAACGGCCACCCAGACCCAGGTGGCAACCCACCCGCTGACCCTGTCCCGGGTGCCGATCCTGTCCGCCGGCATCGCCAGGATCGGGCACACGCAGATCCGCAACCGGGGCACCGTCTGCGGCAGCCTCGCCCACCACGACCCGTCGGCGGAGCTGCCCGCGCTCGCGCTGGCGCTCGACGCCCGGCTGACCTCGTTCAGCGTCCGCGGCCCCGTCTCGCGCACCGCGGACGCGTTCTTCACCGGGACGTTCGACACCGCGCTCGACCTCGACGAGGTGCTGACGTCGGTCCAGTTCGCGATGCCTCCCGAGGGGACCGGCTGGTCGTTCCGCGAGGTCGCGCGCCGCAGCGGCGACTTCGCCCTCGTCGGTGTCGGCGCACTGCTCCACACCGACGACGCGGGCGTGGTCGACCACGTCCGGATCTCCCTGTTCGGCGTGGGGTCCACGCCCGTCCGGGTGCGCGCGGTCGAGGACCGGCTCCTCGGCACGGTGGTGGACGAGCCCGCGCTCGACGCGGCGGCCGAGGCCACCGCCGACCAGATCGACCCGACCAGCGACGCGCACGCCTCCGCGGACTACCGGCGCGAGGTCGCTGCCCATCTCGTCCAGGAGGCCCTCGCCGAGGCGTGGGCCACGACCAGGAGGAAGCACGCCGATGCCTGA
- a CDS encoding (2Fe-2S)-binding protein, protein MPEITVTVNGTEHRLDVHDRLLLTDLLRDRLRLTGTHLGCEHGVCGACTVLLDDLPVRGCLVLAVQADGRQVRTVESVAPDASTLHPVQQAMADCHGLQCGFCTPGIVMTLVAMHERDERPATDEVDEALSGHLCRCTGYRNITEAAHRALGCEREEARR, encoded by the coding sequence ATGCCTGAGATCACCGTGACCGTCAACGGCACCGAGCACCGGCTCGACGTCCACGACCGGCTGCTCCTCACCGACCTGCTCCGCGACCGGCTGCGGCTCACCGGGACCCACCTCGGGTGCGAGCACGGCGTCTGCGGTGCGTGCACGGTGCTGCTCGACGACCTCCCCGTGCGCGGGTGCCTCGTGCTCGCCGTGCAGGCGGACGGCCGCCAGGTGCGTACGGTCGAGTCCGTCGCGCCGGACGCGTCCACGCTGCACCCGGTCCAGCAGGCGATGGCGGACTGCCACGGGCTCCAGTGCGGGTTCTGCACACCCGGCATCGTGATGACCCTCGTCGCGATGCACGAGCGGGACGAGCGACCCGCGACCGACGAGGTCGACGAGGCGCTCTCCGGCCACCTCTGCCGGTGCACCGGCTACCGCAACATCACCGAGGCCGCGCACCGCGCCCTCGGGTGCGAGCGCGAGGAGGCCCGACGATGA
- a CDS encoding xanthine dehydrogenase family protein molybdopterin-binding subunit, translating to MTAPTDGSASRASLIGASIPRREDDALLRGEGRFLADLDIPGALEVAFVRSPHARATLTKVDLGAARELPGVVAAFAWDDLRDDVAPLVLEAEMRVPERVVEAVRPLSRLQPFPLLADGAVLCVGQPVAVVVAVDRYVAEDALELVDIDYAPLPALVDPLDALGPDAHAVAPGTDDNLAISVEGHVGDVDAALNSAVHVVTERYRSHRYVASPMETRGVAVTVDPHDRSLTVFASTQTPHRLREVIASTLGIDAGTVRVTAPDVGGGFGQKGVQYVEDVLVPYLARRLGRPVRWVEDRLENLTSSSHAREQVHDITLAADADGRLLALRDDVVINLGCANLTGLVVPYNTLTHVIGPYVVPALDLRVRGALTNTMFATPYRGAGRPEAVFAMERAMDRLAHQIGIEPHELRARNLVQPEAMPHETGLMYRDGTMQTYDSGNFPELLRRLVGHLDVDAVRTRQAAGASAGRRIGVGLAMYIEGTGLGPFESGSVSVLPNGRVRVATGASSQGQAHRTTFAQVAADALGVPWDRIDLVEGDTAAIGHGVGTIASRSMVTAGNAIHTAALAVREALLADASQILEIAVEDLELVDGSVRPVGIPDAGIDVAELARRRAPLLAPGTTTGPGATVSETAFFKPPTVTVASAAHGAVVEVDERTGTVEILRYAVVHDCGRVVNPMVADGQVTGGVMQGIGGALYEEMQYGPDGQPRSVTYMDYLVPTSAEAPPYVLDHVETPSTLNPLGVKGLGEGGAIAPPAAVTNAVEDALGPDRVHLTRGPLSPSRIRDHIRDGRTAAER from the coding sequence ATGACCGCTCCGACCGACGGCTCGGCGTCGAGGGCCTCGCTGATCGGCGCCTCGATCCCGCGGCGCGAGGACGACGCGCTCCTGCGGGGCGAGGGCCGGTTCCTCGCCGACCTCGACATCCCGGGTGCGCTCGAGGTGGCGTTCGTACGCAGCCCGCACGCGCGCGCCACGCTCACGAAGGTCGACCTCGGCGCGGCCCGCGAGCTTCCGGGTGTCGTCGCCGCCTTCGCGTGGGACGACCTCCGTGACGACGTCGCCCCGCTCGTGCTCGAGGCGGAGATGCGCGTCCCCGAGCGGGTCGTCGAGGCGGTGCGGCCGCTGTCGCGCCTGCAGCCGTTCCCGCTGCTCGCCGACGGGGCGGTGCTCTGCGTCGGGCAGCCGGTCGCGGTCGTCGTCGCCGTCGACCGCTACGTCGCCGAGGATGCGCTCGAGCTGGTCGACATCGACTACGCGCCGCTGCCGGCACTGGTCGACCCGCTCGACGCCCTCGGGCCGGACGCGCACGCGGTCGCACCCGGGACGGACGACAACCTCGCGATCTCGGTCGAGGGCCACGTCGGCGACGTCGACGCCGCGCTGAACTCCGCCGTCCACGTCGTCACCGAGCGGTACCGCTCGCACCGCTACGTCGCCTCCCCGATGGAGACCCGCGGCGTGGCGGTGACGGTCGACCCGCACGACCGCTCGCTGACGGTGTTCGCCTCGACGCAGACACCGCACCGGCTGCGCGAGGTGATCGCCTCGACGCTGGGCATCGACGCGGGCACGGTCCGGGTGACCGCTCCCGACGTCGGCGGCGGCTTCGGCCAGAAGGGGGTGCAGTACGTCGAGGACGTGCTCGTCCCGTACCTCGCGCGTCGACTCGGCCGACCGGTCCGCTGGGTCGAGGACCGACTGGAGAACCTGACCTCGTCGTCCCATGCCCGCGAGCAGGTGCACGACATCACGCTCGCCGCGGACGCCGACGGACGGCTGCTCGCGCTGCGCGACGACGTCGTGATCAACCTCGGGTGCGCGAACCTCACCGGCCTCGTGGTCCCGTACAACACCCTCACCCACGTGATCGGCCCCTACGTCGTCCCCGCGCTCGACCTGCGTGTGCGCGGCGCGCTGACCAACACGATGTTCGCCACGCCATACCGCGGGGCCGGGCGGCCGGAGGCGGTGTTCGCGATGGAGCGGGCGATGGACCGGCTCGCCCACCAGATCGGGATCGAGCCGCACGAGCTGCGCGCCCGCAACCTCGTCCAGCCCGAGGCCATGCCCCACGAGACCGGCCTGATGTACCGCGACGGAACGATGCAGACGTACGACTCGGGGAACTTTCCCGAGCTGCTCCGCCGCCTGGTCGGGCACCTCGACGTCGACGCGGTCCGCACGCGCCAGGCCGCCGGCGCGTCCGCCGGCCGCCGGATCGGCGTCGGGCTCGCGATGTACATCGAGGGCACGGGGCTGGGTCCGTTCGAGAGCGGCTCGGTGAGCGTGCTGCCGAACGGGCGGGTGCGGGTCGCGACCGGAGCCAGCTCCCAGGGCCAGGCGCACCGGACGACCTTCGCCCAGGTCGCCGCGGACGCGCTCGGGGTCCCGTGGGACCGGATCGACCTCGTCGAGGGCGACACCGCCGCGATCGGGCACGGCGTCGGGACGATCGCCAGCCGCAGCATGGTGACGGCGGGGAACGCGATCCACACCGCAGCGCTCGCGGTGCGGGAGGCCCTGCTGGCCGACGCGTCGCAGATCCTCGAGATCGCGGTCGAGGACCTCGAGCTCGTCGACGGATCCGTACGACCGGTCGGCATCCCCGACGCCGGCATCGACGTCGCCGAGCTGGCACGGCGGCGGGCCCCGCTGCTCGCCCCGGGCACCACGACGGGACCGGGTGCGACGGTCAGCGAGACCGCCTTCTTCAAGCCCCCGACCGTCACCGTGGCGAGTGCCGCTCACGGCGCGGTCGTCGAGGTGGACGAGCGCACCGGCACCGTCGAGATCCTGCGGTACGCCGTGGTGCACGATTGCGGACGCGTGGTCAACCCGATGGTCGCCGACGGCCAGGTGACCGGCGGCGTGATGCAGGGCATCGGGGGTGCCCTCTACGAGGAGATGCAGTACGGGCCGGACGGGCAGCCGCGGTCGGTGACCTACATGGACTACCTGGTCCCGACGTCGGCGGAGGCCCCGCCGTACGTGCTCGACCACGTCGAGACGCCCTCCACCCTCAACCCGCTCGGCGTCAAGGGCCTCGGCGAGGGCGGGGCGATCGCCCCGCCGGCCGCCGTCACCAACGCGGTCGAGGACGCCCTCGGCCCCGACCGCGTCCACCTGACCCGCGGACCGCTCAGCCCGAGCCGGATCCGCGACCACATCCGCGACGGCCGCACGGCCGCAGAGAGGTAG
- a CDS encoding SRPBCC family protein produces the protein MELQHTFTVPINPGEAAAVLHDVRRLAPCVPGATLDDFDGHEFSGRMTVKVGAIVMAYQGAGRFLDGDDRTIPLRVEARETKGAGGAAADVVCRLDADGDGTRVVVDTRLDISGRPAQFGRGVISEVGDRVIAAFADNLRAELLRGANAGAGAAEADRSAAPAAAPLDLGSVAGPVIARRLAPAGVVLAIAAAFLLGRRSAH, from the coding sequence ATGGAGCTCCAGCACACGTTCACCGTCCCGATCAACCCCGGAGAGGCCGCCGCGGTGCTGCACGACGTACGGCGGCTCGCGCCGTGCGTACCCGGTGCGACGCTCGACGACTTCGACGGACATGAGTTCAGCGGACGGATGACCGTCAAGGTCGGCGCGATCGTGATGGCGTACCAGGGCGCGGGACGGTTCCTGGACGGCGACGACCGGACGATCCCGCTGCGCGTCGAGGCACGCGAGACGAAGGGCGCCGGCGGCGCTGCGGCCGACGTCGTGTGCCGGCTGGACGCCGACGGCGACGGCACCCGGGTCGTCGTCGACACCCGCCTCGACATCTCCGGACGTCCGGCGCAGTTCGGCCGTGGCGTGATCAGCGAGGTCGGCGACCGGGTGATCGCGGCGTTCGCGGACAACCTCCGGGCCGAGCTCCTCCGGGGCGCGAACGCAGGTGCGGGCGCCGCGGAGGCGGACCGGTCCGCTGCGCCCGCGGCGGCGCCGCTCGACCTCGGATCGGTCGCCGGCCCTGTGATCGCCCGCAGGCTGGCGCCCGCCGGCGTCGTGCTGGCGATCGCGGCGGCATTTCTCCTCGGACGGCGCAGCGCCCACTGA
- a CDS encoding ABC transporter substrate-binding protein has product MSKKLVTAAMVTVTALVATACGGGGSDASESGKVTVALPFASCLSWYPLYVAKDKGYFDDEGIDATFEATDGSGGAVQATLSGKADLALAAPNAYLSATGTGADLEAYYGFYQASTFSLVTPSDSGINDLSDLEGSTIGISTPGGGDVIYMEWLMAQAGLHKDEDFSELAVGDGSSAATALSKGSVDAYSASFFDEEVIKAGGIDLTVLHGEDEPQVVDNFLVATQEWTSANSDTVDGLGRAIARGTAWGLDNPDGVIDLCGTYAPEETEDPDFAKVVYDRVSDLLTLPASANGQYGAIDLDTFGTVAGQLADLGLVDSADGAADVNNDHVEAWNSDPAS; this is encoded by the coding sequence ATGTCGAAGAAGCTCGTCACCGCCGCGATGGTGACCGTCACGGCGCTCGTCGCCACCGCCTGCGGAGGCGGCGGCTCGGACGCCTCCGAGAGCGGGAAGGTGACGGTCGCCCTGCCGTTCGCCAGCTGCCTGTCCTGGTACCCGCTCTACGTCGCGAAGGACAAGGGCTACTTCGACGACGAGGGGATCGACGCGACGTTCGAGGCCACGGATGGCTCGGGCGGCGCCGTGCAGGCCACGCTGTCCGGGAAGGCCGACCTCGCGCTCGCGGCACCCAACGCCTACCTGTCCGCGACCGGCACCGGCGCCGACCTCGAGGCGTACTACGGCTTCTACCAGGCCAGCACGTTCTCGCTCGTCACGCCGAGCGACTCCGGCATCAACGACCTGTCCGACCTCGAGGGCTCGACGATCGGCATCAGCACCCCCGGCGGCGGCGACGTCATCTACATGGAGTGGCTGATGGCGCAGGCCGGGCTGCACAAGGACGAGGACTTCTCCGAGCTCGCGGTGGGCGACGGCTCGTCGGCCGCGACGGCGCTCAGCAAGGGCTCCGTCGACGCCTACTCCGCGTCCTTCTTCGACGAGGAGGTCATCAAGGCCGGCGGGATCGACCTCACCGTGCTGCACGGCGAGGACGAGCCCCAGGTCGTGGACAACTTCCTCGTCGCGACGCAGGAGTGGACGTCGGCCAACAGCGACACCGTCGACGGCCTCGGCCGGGCGATCGCTCGCGGGACCGCGTGGGGTCTGGACAACCCCGACGGTGTGATCGACCTGTGCGGCACCTACGCACCGGAGGAGACCGAGGACCCCGACTTCGCGAAGGTCGTCTACGACCGGGTCAGCGACCTGCTCACGCTGCCCGCGAGCGCGAACGGCCAGTACGGCGCGATCGACCTCGACACGTTCGGCACGGTCGCCGGACAGCTCGCCGACCTGGGGCTGGTGGACAGCGCCGACGGCGCCGCCGACGTGAACAACGACCACGTCGAGGCCTGGAACTCCGACCCGGCCTCCTGA
- a CDS encoding ABC transporter ATP-binding protein, whose translation MTDHGTTNGTATTATAERGPAGGAVHVADLVRTFTRDGETVHALGPVSLDIEPGEFVALLGPSGCGKSTLLNIIGGLLPPTSGTVRVGGNDVAGVPDGVGMMFQKAVLLAWRTIRENVLLPVEVAGGRRAAKAASTRADELLDLVGLSGFADKMPNELSGGMQQRAAICRMLIQDPEVLLLDEPFGALDEFTREYMNVELARICALTGRTAVFVTHSISEAVFLADRVVVMSARPGRIAGVVDVDLPGPRDPEVMTGSAFQSYVREARDLLKTGYEAASSTTKES comes from the coding sequence ATGACTGACCACGGCACGACCAACGGCACCGCGACCACCGCCACCGCGGAACGAGGACCGGCGGGAGGGGCGGTCCACGTGGCCGACCTCGTCCGGACCTTCACCCGCGACGGTGAAACGGTGCACGCCCTGGGACCGGTGTCGCTCGACATCGAGCCCGGTGAGTTCGTGGCGCTCCTGGGTCCCTCCGGGTGCGGCAAGAGCACGCTGCTCAACATCATCGGCGGACTCCTCCCGCCGACCTCGGGCACCGTCCGGGTCGGCGGGAACGACGTCGCCGGCGTCCCGGACGGTGTCGGGATGATGTTCCAGAAGGCCGTCCTGCTGGCCTGGCGGACGATCCGGGAGAACGTGCTCCTCCCGGTGGAGGTGGCGGGCGGCCGCAGGGCCGCGAAGGCCGCGAGCACCCGGGCCGACGAGCTGCTCGACCTCGTCGGGCTGAGCGGCTTCGCCGACAAGATGCCGAACGAGCTGTCGGGCGGCATGCAGCAGCGTGCGGCGATCTGCCGGATGCTGATCCAGGACCCCGAGGTCCTGCTGCTCGACGAGCCGTTCGGAGCGCTCGACGAGTTCACCCGCGAGTACATGAACGTCGAGCTCGCGCGGATCTGCGCGCTGACCGGGCGTACCGCCGTCTTCGTCACGCACTCGATCTCCGAGGCGGTGTTCCTCGCCGACCGCGTGGTGGTGATGAGCGCGCGTCCCGGTCGGATCGCCGGTGTGGTCGACGTCGACCTGCCCGGACCGCGCGACCCCGAGGTGATGACCGGGTCGGCCTTCCAGTCCTACGTGCGCGAGGCGCGCGACCTGCTGAAGACCGGCTACGAAGCCGCGTCCTCGACCACGAAGGAGTCCTGA
- a CDS encoding ABC transporter permease: protein MAQTATAPAAPTSPPAARTRKPLMERIPTPVLLTIALAVLVAVWQGVIAAGLVNEYVLPTPWDTAVALWDVTVDLFTGGPVFDAFLVSAQETLYGLLIAAVAGVVLGVAIAETVIGRRVLQPLMVALYAAPKVALAPLFVAWFGFGMAPKIVMAAVIAFFPVMVDTAAGLAGIDEDEDKLFRSMRASRWQRFFKLKLMNALPFIFAGLKSAAVLAVIGAIVAEFLGGGEGLGVMVKTASVGFALDRVFAFVILLSVLAFLVYLAVDVIERRVIFWRQTGFLPTES from the coding sequence ATGGCGCAGACCGCCACCGCGCCCGCCGCGCCGACCTCCCCGCCGGCCGCCCGGACCCGCAAGCCGCTGATGGAGCGGATCCCGACGCCCGTGCTCCTGACGATCGCGCTCGCGGTGCTCGTCGCCGTCTGGCAGGGCGTGATCGCCGCGGGGCTCGTCAACGAGTACGTGCTCCCGACGCCGTGGGACACCGCCGTCGCGCTCTGGGACGTGACCGTCGACCTGTTCACCGGCGGCCCCGTCTTCGACGCCTTCCTCGTCTCCGCGCAGGAGACGCTCTACGGCCTGCTGATCGCCGCGGTCGCCGGTGTCGTGCTCGGCGTCGCGATCGCCGAGACCGTGATCGGCCGCCGGGTGCTGCAGCCGCTGATGGTCGCTCTCTACGCCGCGCCGAAGGTCGCGCTCGCTCCGCTGTTCGTGGCGTGGTTCGGGTTCGGGATGGCGCCGAAGATCGTGATGGCCGCGGTGATCGCGTTCTTCCCCGTGATGGTCGACACCGCCGCGGGCCTCGCCGGCATCGACGAGGACGAGGACAAGCTGTTCCGGTCGATGCGGGCCTCGCGCTGGCAGCGGTTCTTCAAGCTCAAGCTGATGAACGCGCTGCCGTTCATCTTCGCCGGGCTGAAGTCCGCCGCGGTCCTCGCGGTGATCGGCGCGATCGTCGCGGAGTTCCTCGGCGGCGGCGAAGGGCTCGGCGTGATGGTGAAGACCGCGAGCGTCGGCTTCGCGCTCGACCGTGTCTTCGCCTTCGTCATCCTGCTCTCCGTGCTGGCGTTCCTCGTCTACCTCGCGGTCGACGTGATCGAGCGCCGGGTCATCTTCTGGCGCCAGACCGGCTTCCTCCCCACCGAGTCCTGA
- a CDS encoding aldehyde dehydrogenase, translating to MSLTPILVGGELQLGAGRELTSTDPVDGRPIATIASASVDDVETAVRRAAAAQSDPAWRRMLPHIRARLLHRTADLIEQRRDELALLQSRDNGKPITETRALVASAIGTFRYVAAALESSDDALTVPRGPYLTMSVHEPIGVVGAITPWNSPIASDAQKLAPALAGGNAVLLKPAGWAPLLSLELGRILLEAGFPPGLVSVLPGDGATVGQAIVDHPAVGHVSFTGGTSTGRRLAGSAAQKLMTTSLELGGKSPTIVFDDADLDVAVNGVLFGIFSSQGQSCIAGSRLFVQRSIFDAFLDRLVRRTEALRVGHPRDEKTQMGPLITEQHRASVEAYVELARSEGGTVVAGGSRPEDPALAEGTYLRPTVVTGLGNASRTAQEEIFGPVLVAMPFDDFEDVVAQANDTVYGLAAGVWTRDFPKAWRTARAVQAGQVWVNTYKQLSIATPFGGVKESGSTREKGQDAIRAYQRQKSVYVSTDSTPIGWAD from the coding sequence ATGTCCTTGACCCCGATCCTCGTCGGCGGCGAGCTCCAGCTCGGCGCCGGCCGCGAGCTCACCAGCACCGACCCTGTGGACGGCCGGCCGATCGCGACGATCGCCTCGGCGTCGGTCGACGACGTCGAGACCGCCGTACGGCGGGCCGCGGCCGCGCAGTCCGACCCGGCGTGGCGGCGGATGCTGCCGCACATCCGCGCCCGGCTGCTGCACCGCACCGCCGACCTGATCGAGCAGCGCCGCGACGAGCTCGCGCTGCTCCAGTCGCGCGACAACGGCAAGCCGATCACCGAGACGCGTGCGCTGGTCGCGAGCGCGATCGGCACGTTCCGCTACGTCGCCGCGGCCCTCGAGTCGTCCGACGACGCGCTCACGGTGCCGCGCGGTCCGTACCTCACGATGTCCGTGCACGAGCCGATCGGCGTGGTCGGTGCGATCACCCCGTGGAACTCGCCGATCGCGTCGGACGCCCAGAAGCTCGCCCCGGCGCTCGCGGGCGGCAACGCCGTCCTGCTGAAGCCGGCGGGCTGGGCCCCGCTCCTGTCGCTGGAGCTCGGCCGGATCCTGCTCGAGGCCGGCTTCCCGCCGGGGCTCGTCAGCGTGCTGCCCGGCGACGGCGCGACGGTCGGCCAGGCGATCGTCGACCATCCCGCGGTCGGCCACGTCTCGTTCACCGGCGGGACCTCGACCGGGCGCCGCCTGGCGGGCTCGGCGGCGCAGAAGCTGATGACGACGTCGCTCGAGCTGGGCGGGAAGTCGCCGACGATCGTGTTCGACGACGCCGACCTGGACGTCGCGGTCAACGGCGTCCTGTTCGGCATCTTCAGCTCGCAGGGCCAGTCGTGCATCGCCGGCTCCCGGCTCTTCGTCCAGCGCTCGATCTTCGACGCGTTCCTCGACCGGCTCGTCCGTCGTACGGAGGCGTTGCGGGTCGGGCACCCGCGCGACGAGAAGACCCAGATGGGTCCGCTCATCACCGAGCAGCACCGCGCGTCGGTCGAGGCGTACGTCGAGCTGGCCCGGTCCGAGGGCGGCACCGTCGTCGCGGGCGGGTCGCGTCCCGAGGACCCCGCGCTCGCCGAAGGGACCTACCTGCGCCCCACCGTCGTCACCGGTCTCGGCAACGCGTCCCGCACCGCGCAGGAGGAGATCTTCGGTCCGGTGCTCGTCGCGATGCCGTTCGACGACTTCGAGGACGTCGTGGCCCAGGCCAACGACACGGTCTACGGGCTCGCGGCCGGCGTGTGGACCCGGGACTTCCCGAAGGCGTGGCGGACCGCGCGGGCCGTCCAGGCCGGACAGGTGTGGGTGAACACGTACAAGCAGCTGTCGATCGCGACACCGTTCGGAGGCGTCAAGGAGAGCGGGTCGACCCGCGAGAAGGGCCAGGACGCGATCCGCGCGTACCAGCGGCAGAAGAGCGTCTACGTCTCCACCGACAGCACCCCGATCGGCTGGGCCGACTGA